From Fibrobacter sp., a single genomic window includes:
- a CDS encoding fibrobacter succinogenes major paralogous domain-containing protein, with amino-acid sequence MFRLVGFFLIAVFIFACSESESSADALKDYFDNLSFADSENESSSSFSGLSPDSVVTGEFKDARDNRTYKTVKIGNQTWMAENLKYSLDSLVESWCYEDDNSNCEKYGRLYNWMTAIGKSDEECGYQKACSLTYPVQGICPKGWHIPSKDELATLVENAGGPSIAGARLKAKEGWEPAWNECTGTDDYQFSAMASGYLRVYTDHYYNKGYHTGIWSSTEVEDFHRAEQYQHIDVYILFLDYDKDTAQVSDTNRDFAESVRCLKDDSEK; translated from the coding sequence ATGTTCCGTCTTGTTGGATTTTTCCTTATTGCAGTTTTCATTTTCGCCTGTTCCGAAAGTGAATCTTCCGCAGATGCTCTAAAGGATTATTTCGACAATCTATCTTTTGCCGATTCGGAAAACGAATCTTCCTCTTCTTTTTCTGGTCTGAGTCCCGATTCCGTGGTTACCGGAGAATTCAAGGACGCTCGAGACAACAGGACCTACAAGACGGTTAAAATCGGAAACCAGACCTGGATGGCAGAGAACCTGAAATACTCCCTAGACTCGCTAGTCGAAAGTTGGTGCTATGAAGACGACAACTCCAACTGCGAAAAGTACGGGAGACTTTACAACTGGATGACCGCCATAGGTAAAAGCGACGAAGAATGCGGATACCAAAAGGCCTGTTCCCTCACCTACCCCGTACAGGGCATTTGCCCAAAGGGCTGGCACATTCCCAGCAAGGATGAATTGGCGACCCTAGTCGAGAATGCCGGAGGCCCATCCATTGCCGGAGCAAGGCTGAAGGCAAAAGAAGGTTGGGAACCAGCATGGAACGAATGTACTGGTACCGACGATTACCAATTCTCCGCCATGGCTAGCGGGTATTTGCGAGTGTATACCGATCACTATTACAATAAGGGATACCACACGGGAATTTGGTCTTCCACAGAGGTAGAGGACTTCCACCGGGCCGAGCAGTACCAGCACATCGATGTCTATATTCTCTTTTTAGATTATGACAAAGATACGGCTCAAGTTTCCGACACCAACCGGGACTTTGCCGAGTCCGTCCGATGCCTCAAGGACGATTCCGAAAAATAG